aaaattaggttaaattgcCAAAatataaaccatgtcaccttactttgaTTTACCTGCATGGGAGGCGTGTAGTGCCGCTCTCACCagaagatcgctattcacattctaaatagccgcatttccgcGTATTCAAATGACATTcccatggtaatttgatgaacagcgCAACGGTGAAATgtaatccagatacatccccatcagtgcCATAAAAGGGGAGGGGCATGTGGCCAGGTGtaaatggctcatgcatatgcATTAGAGCTCCTACatgttcaatgaaaggagcccagaaatggTGACATGAGTtagctttttcttatttatttatccaactgaatgttgcaactacaccatttagtcatctttatgtagccaagactttggtgatcagatatctgagatcaaaacaaactgccaccattgcttactatgtacttttataatgtttctgcaagtgtttcaaactgcattttgcaatgtctatactttgatgtcaaattacaaacttcatataaatctgacatatttacaaagtacactaacattaagatgagtttaatgccaaaacaaatatataagaaataatttatttaccatgaattaagtttaatgaatgaaatgtgtgacatgTGATTATTTGGTGtaattttctttgtctggaaaaGATGTGTTTTCCAGAGCTTATCATCCACTTACAATTCACAGGACCTAAACACAAGGCATCCAGTCCTCCAAGTCTGTTCCGTTAAGTCTGAAGCACCTAATTTGACAGCAAAGCTTTGCTTCGGCTTAGTTACAGTTATAACTGTACCCTCTACAAACCTTCCAGGCAATCTTCTGAAAAGAGCACCAATACATCTTAAACCATACGGAACTGCATCAGGGATAAAGCCTGGACCAAATACAATAGCGTAAAGGAGGGAGAGATGCTTACTGCGATTGCACAGGTGACAGGAGTGGTGCTGTGACTGGTTGTGGACCCTCATGTGATCGCTGATGTAAGCCGCTGACAGCAGCTTGCCACAGATGTGACACGGCACCTTCTCCTCATGCCGGATCATGTGAGCGCGCAGCCGATCCCGCGTGGCGAATGCGGACTCGCATGTCTGCAAGTAGAAACAAATATTAATGCAagacctaaaaataaaatttaacagTTTATCATACACTCAGATGTATATTATGTACAAGTTTCCTAAAAAATTGAATAATCCCggtaataaatatacatatagtttaGTCAACAATTTGTGTATAAAACTACATGCCAGGCTAGTGTAATGAATAGAGTGTAATGAATGTAACATTTTAGTTACAGAGGTAATTACCTCACACTTAAAAGGTCTCTCTGTAGAGTGAACTTGCCTAACATGACTGTTGAGATGgtcaggcctgggggggggaatTCATACATCACTGTTAAAACAACGCAGCTTTCACTCAAAAAAGGGATGAAATCATTAGGGTTACTGTCCAACACAGACTTCCCGACACTTTCATCTTAAACCATACGTAATACACTTCCTACAATACAGAACATTTTCTTAGCACACTACAGGTCACATGTCAAGAAAGTTAGGATTGACTGGATGAGCTATATGCACAACACAGTGCCACCATCTTCTCACCCAACCGCCCTCAATACAAAGATAAGCTGCACTGCTATTGAACATGCAGGTGCTTTACAACTCCTTGATAAATGATAAAGGAGCCTGGGCAGCAACGGCATGTGGGTGGGGGCCGAGTCAGTGTCACACCGTGAGAAGCCTTTGGCGCAGTGGGGGCAGACATAGGGCTTCTCCACCCCTCCCTGGTGTGAGCGCACGTGGTAGCTCATGCGGTCCTTCCTCTTGAAGCGCTGCTGACAGATGGGACAGGAGTACGGCTTCTCGTCTGAGTGGGACAGTCGATGCCGGTTCAAGTGGTAGACATCTCGGAAGGCCTTCCCACAGGCTTCACATGCGTGGTTTTTGCGCACCGGGTTCTGGCTGGCATTTCCAGAGCGCTAATACAGGACAGGGAATGTGTTCGAGACATCACTGCACGAGCCAAATGCTTCGGCACCTCACATCAACACTAAAATGGGGGGTGATTAAAAACCGAGCCAGCCCCCACAGACAGCTGAGGGACACACCCACCTGTAATGCTGCTCCAGCCACCACCACAGCAGCAGGAGGTGGGGGGCTCGCCATGGCAACGTTTGCGAGGCTAACCGACATGGCAACCGCCTCGCCATCCTGGTTACTGAGAGAGGGCGGGTGAACCACCGATGCAGCTGGGGGTGGAAGCGGAACAGAGAGGTGCAGCAGGGAAAGGGGAACTGCCTGCCTCTCCACTCTGCCCTCTGCTGTAGTCGGTGCTCCACCTTTGATTCCCTCCTCCCTGTCCCTGGCTGCTCTGTCCTTCATGCGAATTCCTGTGTGGACTGACTGGTGACGCCGCAGGTTGTAGCTGTTTTTGAACTGCTTGTTGCACAAGGAGCAGATGTGGGCGGCACGAACCGGCCGAGACACATGTTTCACTGTGATCgagacagggggggggggggggggtgacaacacTCAGCACCCATATggtatgtataatacactatagtGAGCACACTTTCAAAAGCATTAAAATACCAAGAACAACCGCAATAACATTAGCTGGTCCTATTAAAACCACTGTCATGGAAGGATGCAGACAACTGCATTCATAAGGAGGTGTCTGGGACCTCCAGACCCAAAGGAACGGACCATGTGCACATACCGAATAAAATAGATATCATTTGTTGGATTTAAGTGGTAACACACAGAATCCATAGTGTCAGGATGATGCAAGGAAAATATGAACTGGATACATCACCAAGACCTGACTTGGAAAAGCCACACTTGGCTTCAGCATGTGCAACTATACTCCTGTGCAATGCAGATTCATATCGACCACAAAACTACtaatgcctaaggcagtaacGAAGACTGACTCAGTAGCTATAGGATGAAAATGACTGTCTGGAGATAATATACAAACCAAACAAATCGTACTGTCATCCCTTATGTCCAAAATAACGATGATATACTTTGTTACTCATTTGAATAACACATATTTCATGTTACTTGACATGTGTTCTCTGCAATAAaaaagttattttaaaaaaacagcTTCATTTCCTTTACTTAAATTTGTTCCTTggctaaaaacagcagtgataaAGTTAGAAAATGGTGATCAAGTTAGCAACAGCTACATGTACTCATCCTCTGCAAACTGCCACCCAACGCCTGTCCAGGAGGGTAACCAGCATGGGCACAAACAGCATATCTGACTAAACAAAGCAGGCATATCATCAGTTTCCACACTGGACTCATAGTCGAGCAGAAACTACACTAGAAACATAAACGTTAATCTTTTTTTAGAGAAAAAAGATCAAATTTTCAAAATTGTGTTCAATGGTATCACATGTAAATGAGCAGAAAAGAGAACGAGTAAAGCAAATATAAGGCGTTAAACTTTTTAGCAGTAAATTTCACTGATTTGCAGGAAAAATAATTACTGCATGAAAATATGAACTTATTTCCTCAATTAGCCAATTCCACTTCACTTAGTGGGCATGAAACTTTAGAATTTAGTAAGATAGGCATTACAAAGCACGTCTCACATGACTGTTCTTCTCCAGCTTTGCCTTATCAGTTAAACCCCTAAGATCACACACCGCCCTCTCACCAGGTAACGTTAAAGGCTCTTCATTTAGGGCCGCGGTGTCGACGGTCGAAGGCGGTAACCCTATGTGCTCTGTAGGTGCGTTTTGGGTAGAGCCTGCAAGACCTGGGAGGAGATCGGATTGGAGAGTTGCTTCAACTTGACTTTGGGTTGGCGTAGTCTAAAGAAAAACAACAACGAATTCACTGACACGTGgatatttaatacatttttaatgaactatacatataaacatatatacaaTTTGACGTTCTGATCAAATGCGAGATTTGTATCCCGTTGCAAATAAGCGCTTTATTATGCCCACGTGTACTGCATGCTATGAAGCGCGCTCCCGGAGGTCCCCCAAAACGGCCCGTAAAGCCGACTGCAGAGAAGCTAAAAACACTT
The sequence above is a segment of the Brienomyrus brachyistius isolate T26 chromosome 5, BBRACH_0.4, whole genome shotgun sequence genome. Coding sequences within it:
- the LOC125742296 gene encoding myc-associated zinc finger protein-like isoform X1, whose product is MQLKKRCKMDAAWSNFLFQTTPTQSQVEATLQSDLLPGLAGSTQNAPTEHIGLPPSTVDTAALNEEPLTLPVKHVSRPVRAAHICSLCNKQFKNSYNLRRHQSVHTGIRMKDRAARDREEGIKGGAPTTAEGRVERQAVPLSLLHLSVPLPPPAASVVHPPSLSNQDGEAVAMSVSLANVAMASPPPPAAVVVAGAALQRSGNASQNPVRKNHACEACGKAFRDVYHLNRHRLSHSDEKPYSCPICQQRFKRKDRMSYHVRSHQGGVEKPYVCPHCAKGFSRPDHLNSHVRQVHSTERPFKCETCESAFATRDRLRAHMIRHEEKVPCHICGKLLSAAYISDHMRVHNQSQHHSCHLCNRSFTTLTYLRIHAQKHHGQEWKESGGQRGVFGGTGPGGVLVCQLCGVHCKTPIQLQGHMGTHNNGQSSASPAATTTSSTASSSISAAVSLGSVVSASSVFVSANTDVGLLVSDCSGIAAQSHS
- the LOC125742296 gene encoding myc-associated zinc finger protein-like isoform X2; the protein is MDAAWSNFLFQTTPTQSQVEATLQSDLLPGLAGSTQNAPTEHIGLPPSTVDTAALNEEPLTLPVKHVSRPVRAAHICSLCNKQFKNSYNLRRHQSVHTGIRMKDRAARDREEGIKGGAPTTAEGRVERQAVPLSLLHLSVPLPPPAASVVHPPSLSNQDGEAVAMSVSLANVAMASPPPPAAVVVAGAALQRSGNASQNPVRKNHACEACGKAFRDVYHLNRHRLSHSDEKPYSCPICQQRFKRKDRMSYHVRSHQGGVEKPYVCPHCAKGFSRPDHLNSHVRQVHSTERPFKCETCESAFATRDRLRAHMIRHEEKVPCHICGKLLSAAYISDHMRVHNQSQHHSCHLCNRSFTTLTYLRIHAQKHHGQEWKESGGQRGVFGGTGPGGVLVCQLCGVHCKTPIQLQGHMGTHNNGQSSASPAATTTSSTASSSISAAVSLGSVVSASSVFVSANTDVGLLVSDCSGIAAQSHS